In Arenicella chitinivorans, one genomic interval encodes:
- a CDS encoding HNH endonuclease: MKLEDLNLADRAIKIIQKTRFDKSQIPIAIRAGFKCEYCDKDLLESIDAYDSWQIDHIVPDGNNDFDNLALTCKLCNFTKRHSAKDELALCTSREEKIDLAKSLIAKRKIKKEETLALVQELKNLTREFTI; encoded by the coding sequence ATGAAATTAGAGGATTTGAACCTCGCTGATCGCGCAATAAAAATCATCCAAAAAACCAGATTTGACAAGTCACAGATACCTATCGCAATCCGAGCAGGTTTTAAGTGTGAATATTGTGATAAGGATTTACTGGAATCGATTGACGCATATGATTCATGGCAAATAGATCATATTGTTCCTGATGGAAACAATGATTTTGATAACTTAGCTTTAACATGTAAGTTATGCAATTTCACTAAAAGGCACAGCGCAAAAGACGAGTTAGCCCTCTGTACCAGCAGAGAAGAAAAAATTGACCTAGCTAAATCCCTTATAGCAAAACGGAAAATTAAAAAAGAGGAAACTTTAGCTCTTGTTCAAGAGCTAAAAAATTTAACCCGAGAGTTCACTATTTAA